TCAGTGTCAGAATTAATTTTTCGCTTTTCTTTTTCTTCTTCTAAAGCAGTTACATTAAGTCTTACAGTAGATTTCATATTGTCCTCCTTTTCGTTTCGCCCCCGCAACATTAATATACAACAAATTGTTCGTACACGCAATACTTTTATGAAAAAAATTGTGCGTACAAGCAACACGTTTTATATTACGTCTACGCAATATAAATGATAAAATTATTTTAATTCTTATTGAATAGGTGATATACAGTGGATAAAAAGGAGTTTGGTATTTACTTAACTAAAATTCGTGAGAAAAGTGGCTTTAAAAGCCAACGACAACTAGCTTTAGCAGCAGGTATCTCTCCTGCAACTTTATCTCGCATTGAAAGTGGATCCCAAGAGGCTAAGCCCCCAACTTTAAAAAAAATATCAAAGCACCTTAAAGATATTTCATATGATGAACTAATGGAAGCTGCTGGATATATTGAAACTAGAGCTAAAATACTCTTGATTGATAATGAAGCTAAACCTGACGATGATTTTGTATATGCTTCTGCAATGAATCATTGGGATTACTATATTCCAGGTAAAACGGAAATAAACTTTAACGAACAAAGTTTTTGCATCATAGAAAACCTAAATTTAAGGAAAATAAGGGATTTAATGATGAGACACTTAGAAATTCCTGATGCACAGATCAAACCGACCGACTTTATCGTAACTTATCCGCAGTTTAAAAAAATTGAAGAATTAACGCATGATTTGAAAGGTAGCAAACGTTACTCTTACAACCAAGAGACTGAACTAACTGATAAAGACGAAAAAGATGTTGCGAAACGAATGGATAAGTTAAGGAATGATTTAACCAGTGAAGATGGTCTAATGTTTAACGGGGAGCCAATGAGCGAAGAGGCAAAAGAATCTTTTTTAGAAGCGATGGAATACGCATTTCGTCAGACTCAAAGGATTAACAAAAAATACATTCCGAAGAAGTATAGGAAAGATAAAGATTAATGTTTTGGATCAAAGAGGCTGTAAAGAATCTTACCTGTCAGTATAACTCGATTGATCCCTTTGAGCTGGCTTCTTTAAAGCGTATTCAAGTTATACCATGGAACCTCCATGAAGATATTCAAGGATTTTATAAATATGACAAAAGGAATAAATACATTTTCATTAACAATAACCTTGATGAAAGTCATCAAAAGTTTGTGTGCGCCCATGAATTTGGCCACTCACAACTCCACCCTAGGGTTAACACCCCGTTTTTAAGAGGGAATACTCTATATTCTATTAATAAGTTAGAAGTTGAAGCTAATACATTTGCTGTTGAATTATTGCTACCAGATGAGGCTATTTACGATCTCAATAATACAAGTACTACTATATATGAACTAGCCTCTAGTTATGGAATCCCAAAAGAAGTTTGTCACTTGAAATCAATAACGACTAATACTTAACGACTCTTCATAATGCTTTAGCGATTTTGCCCATCTAGGGCTTTTCTTCTTACGAAAATTCGAACATACATTCTAATAAGGAGTGATAATATGGCCAGGTTTGAAAAGTATGAGACAAAGAACGGAGAAAGATGGATGTTCATTATTGAAAATGGCATCGATCCGCAAACAGGCAAACGCTCTCGCATTAAACGACGTGGTTTTAAAAAGCAAAAGGAAGCGAAAGTCGCTGCTCGTGAATTAGAATACCAGCTCGGATTAAGAAAGCTTGATGTAAAATCTAAAATAACTTTTACAGAAATGGCCGAAGAGTGGTTAACGGTTTATAGCACCACCCAAGTTAAAGAGAGTACAATACGGGTTCGAAAACATGAATTAGGCCATTTAAACGAGCATCTAGGCTATTATAAGTTGCAGGACATAACGAAAAAGATGTACCAGAATATGCTGATAAAATTAAAGGGTGAAGGCTTGTCGTATAATACAATCTCCGGGATACACGGAACAGGACGAATGATTTTCAAACGTGCAATGGAACAAGACATCATAGCTAATGACCCTTCCCAGTTTGCTTTTATCCCAAAAGATAAAGTCACTGTTGATGACATTGAAAATAAAAAAGTAGAGGATAACTACTTGGAAAAGCAAGAATTGAAAATGTTTTTAGATGCAGCCAAAGAACCAAATGGTCCAAAGGATAATCACGCCATATTCTTCACTCTTGCCTGGACTGGATTAAGGGTTGGTGAATTGGTCGCACTTAAGTGGAAAGATGTTGATTTCGATGAACACACAATTAACATAACGAAAACTTACTATAATCCGAATAACAATACAAAAAAGTTTAAACTGTTGCCACCTAAAACAGAAGGTTCTATCAGAAAAATTGACGTTGAAGAAGATGTCATCAAAGTCTTGAAACGACATCGATCTATTCAGAATGAAGTAAAGCTCTCCGTGGGGAAGGAATACTATGATGGTGATTTTGTATTCGGGCGACTATCAGGACCGTATTATGGTTATCCTCATTTTGTGAAAACAGTCGAGAACCGAATGATTCAACTAATGAAGAAACTCCCAGATATTAAAAAGCATTTAACCCCCCACTCTCTTCGTCATACTCATACATCGTTACTTGCCGAAGCAGGAGTAGAACTATTACAGATCATGGATCGACTTGGACACTCCGATGATGAAACAACAACTCAAGTTTATTTACACATTACAAAAGAACGAAAAAAAGAAGCTTCCCAAAAGTTCGGCGAACTAATGAGAAGCCTCGAAAATTAGTTTTTTAACATATCGGCACCAAAACGGCACCAATTTTAGGATGGTATGGCCTCAAACCCTTTACTTATAAGGGTTCTTGGGGCTGTTTTACATCATGCCGCCCATTCCACCCATGCCGCCCATGCCGCCCATGTCAGGCATTCCGCCACCAGCAGCACCTTCTTCTTCAGGCTTATCAGCGATAACAGCTTCAGTTGTTAAGAACATCGCTGATACACTAGCCGCATGTTGAAGAGCAGAACGAGTAACTTTTGTTGGGTCAACGATACCTGCATCAACCATGTTTACCCAGTCGCCAGTTGCAGCATTGTATCCAACACCGATGTCTTCGCCTTTTAGACGTTCAACAATAACTGATCCTTCAAGACCTGCATTATGAGCGATTTGACGAACTGGCTCTTCAAGGGCACGTAGAACGATGTTTACACCTGTAGCCTCATCGCCTTCTGCTTCAATTGCTTTTACAGCGTTAATAACGTTAACTAGTGCTGTACCACCACCAGAAACGATACCTTCTTCAACTGCTGCACGTGTTGAGTTAAGTGCATCCTCAATACGTAGTTTACGCTCTTTTAATTCTGTTTCAGTTGCAGCACCAACTTTAACAACTGCTACACCACCAGCTAGTTTTGCTAGGCGCTCTTGTAATTTTTCTTTATCAAACTCAGAAGTTGTTTCTTCTAATTGAGCCTTGATTTGGTTTACACGAGCAGCGATTTGATCAGACTCGCCAGCACCTTCTACAACTGTTGTATCTTCTTTTGTTACAACAACTTTACCTGCACGTCCTAATTGAGTAATGTCAGCTGATTTTAGGTCAAGACCTAAATCTTCAGTGATCACTTCACCACCAGTTAGGATTGCAATATCTTCTAGCATTGCTTTACGACGGTCACCGAATCCAGGAGCCTTAACAGCTACTGCATTGAATGTACCACGTAGTTTGTTGACAACTAATGTTGCAAGCGCTTCACCTTCAACATCTTCAGCAATGATTAAGATTGGTTTGTTTTGCTGAACAACTTGCTCAAGTACAGGAAGTACTTCTTGAATGTTAGAGATCTTCTTATCTGTAATTAAGATATATGGATCTTCAAGAACTGCTTCCATTTTATCAGAATCTGTTACCATGTACGGAGAAGCATAGCCACGGTCAAATTGCATACCTTCTACTACTTCTAACTCAGTAGCAAATCCTTTTGATTCTTCAATTGTGATAACACCATCGTTACCAACACGCTCCATTGCCTCAGCAATGATTTGTCCAACTTCATTATCGGCAGCTGAAATTGAAGCTACTTGAGTGATTGAATCTTTGCCTTCGATTGGCTTAGAAATACCAGCAAGCTCTTCAACCGCTACACTTGTAGCTTTTTCAATCCCTCTGCGGATACCCATTGGATTCGCACCAGATGTAACGTTTTTAAGTCCTTCACGGATCATTGCTTGTGCAAGAACAGTTGCTGTTGTTGTACCGTCCCCAGCAATATCGTTTGTTTTGCTTGCAACTTCAGAAACTAACTGTGCACCCATGTTTTCAAATGCATCTTCTAGTTCAATTTCCTTAGCAATCGTTACACCATCATTAGTAATTAATGGAGATCCAAATTTTTTATCTAAAACAACGTTACGCCCTTTTGGTCCTAAAGTTACTTTTACAGCATCCGCTAATGCATCCACACCGCGAAGCATTGAACGACGAGCGTCTTCGCTAAATTTAATGTCTTTTGCCATTTTCTCTACCTCCTAGGAAATTTATATGTAGGTTCAAAACCCAACGTCAGATTAGCCGATAATTGCTAAAACGTCACTTTCACGAAGGATTAAATATTCTTTCCCATCATATTTTACTTCTGTTCCCGCATATTTTGAGAAGATCACAGCATCGCCTTCGCTTAGTTCTAGGGCAACACGCTCACCATTATCAGTTACACGTCCAGTACCAACTGCAACAACTTTACCTTCTTGAGGTTTTTCTTTTGCAGAATCAGGAAGAACGATCCCACTAGCTGTTTTTTCTTCTGTTTCTACTTGTTCAATTACAATACGATCACCTAATGGCTTTAACAAGGAAAACACCCTCCTTCAAAATTGTTTGCACAATGCCGGTCCCTCACATACCAAGACACGGAAAAGTGCTCCTTTAGTTTTGCTTATTAGCACTCAAGTTGTTCGAGTGCTAACACAATTATTATAATAATCATTTCATTCTCGTTTTTCAAGCGTTTTGAAAAATTTTCTTTGATTTTTTTCACTTCAATAAGATAACCAAGTAACTATCCATTTAAACCATAATGAATGCAACTATACATCACCTATGATAGTTTAGACAAATGACACGCAATTCCTCTCCCTTTGTCCTAAATCTATGATAAAATACTAAATTGAATCATAGAATAAATTCGAATACGTCGATAAAGGGGATTTGATTTTGCCTAGAAGATATTGGTTCATACTGCTTACGTATATCCTCGTTCAACTATCAGCAATCGTTGGTGCCCCACTTCTACTATTACTTGACGTTCCTAGAGAACAAATACCAGGAGTTTGGAGCCTAATAAGTTTTACCATTGGTCTTATTATCGTTGTCTTCTTACTTCGACCTGAGATTACAAATCGCCATCTAGACCGAAATCGCTCATCACGCAGTCAAGCGATCCTTTGGTCGATTCTGGGGATCTTTATGGCCTTTGCAGCCCAATATGCCGCTGCAGTCATCGAGATGATCTTATTTGGAATCGAACCAGGTTCTGAAAACACGGAGGTTATTGTCGAATTTGCAAAAGTCACGCCGATGTTTATCATCGTTATCGCCGTGATCGGTCCGATATTAGAAGAGATTGTATTCCGGATGGTTATTTTCGGAGCCCTCTACAAACGTTTTAACTTTTGGATTGCTGTCTTAGGAAGCTCAATTTTATTTGCAGTTGTGCATATGGATTTCACACATTTGTTAGTCTATACTGCAATGGGCTTTGTTTTTGCTTATCTCTATGTCAAAACAAAACGAATTATCGTACCAATCATTGCACATGTTGCTATCAACTCATTTGTGGTACTCGTCCAAGTCGTTTTTGGTGAACGACTCGCAGAGCTACAAGATCAATTAGAACAAATTCAGTCATTTATCGGAGGATTTTTTGTATGAGGACTTCCCCTACATTTATGGGTGTGATTTACTTTTTAATCGGGATCATGTTTATGTATTTAGCGATCCAGAATGTTAGTACGGCTGGTTGGAACTTCTGGACGTTCCTTTTCATCGGGGTCGCGACCATTGATATCGTTATCGGCATTCGCTTCTTCCGTTTAAAAAAACAAATGGAAAGTGAGCGCAAAGAATAATCATTGAAGAAAGGAAGCGAGTTGACACCAACTTCCTACCTTCACTTATAAACCAAAAAGAAAAAGCCGCGCTTAGCACGGCTTTTTTCTAATGCTATTATTGATGATTTTGTTTCTCTTGCTCTGCTTGTTCTTCCATTTCCTTCTGATACTCCCGCTCCGCTTTTAGCACTTTCCGATATGTTAAACGTGAAACCCAAATGCTGAATTCATATAAGAATAATAACGGAACAGTGACCATTAAGTGCGATACAACCTCAGGTGGTGTAATAAAACCTGCAATCACTAATAAAATGAAATAAGCAAACTTTCGAATTCTACTTAATAAATCAGGCGTGATCAGGCCCAACCTCGTTAAAAACATCATAACGACGGGTAATTGAAACAAGAATCCAAACGGAATGGTGATTTGGAAAAGAAAAGAAAAGTACTCATTAATCCCATACTGTTCCGTAATGCCGAGTTGCTCTGCTAATCTCGCCATAAAATCAACGATAAATGGAAAAAGAATAAAATAACTAAACGAGATTCCTGTTAAAAATAGAAGGAACGCGATTGGGATATAAGACAATGTTATTTTTTGTTCTTTTTCATGAAGACCCGGACTGATAAACGCCCAAATCTGATACAAAATAACAGGAAAAGCGAGTAAAATGGCACTAAAAAATGCAAATGTCACATAGACTTTTAACGGATCTGTCAAGCGAAAGGCATTCATTGGAAGATCTTGAGCTGTTGGTGCACTTTGCAAATACGTGATCATAGGCTTGGCAAGAAAGAATCCAACGATCATCGCAATCATAAAAAATGCGATCACGATCATAATCCGTTTTCTTAGCTCTCCTATATGATCATAAAGCGACATTTCTCTGTTTTCCATCTGAATACCATTCCTAACTATTGTTTATCATTTTTCTTTTTATCGTCATCATCATCTGCTAATCCCTTTGTTGCATTCTTAAATTCACGTAATGTGTTCCCAGCTGCTTTCCCTAATTCAGGTAACTTCTTTGGTCCAAAGATAAGTAATGCAACTAGTGCGATTAACAATAAACTTCCTGGTCCGAGGCTTGGCATGTTTTCACCTCCTATTAAAATTCATCCCTTATAATGGATAGTGCTTAAGAAAATAAATAAGTGCCTGTAGTTCAATCGACAAATCAATATGATGAACACGAATATGGTCAGGCACAGTTAGTCTCGCTGGTGTGAAATTTAAAATCCCTTTTATTCCGACATCACTAAGGCGATCAGCAATTTTCTGCGCCGATGCCGCTGGCACAGTTAGAATTGCCGCTGAAACCTCAGGATCAATTATTTTTTCAAGGTCATTTAAATTATAAATCTTCACGCCACCAATTTCTAATCCAACTTTTTCTTCATCGACATCAAATGCCATGACAATTTTCGTGTTATTATTTTTCGAAAAGTTATAATTTAAAAATGCTGTCCCTAAATTTCCAACCCCTATTAAGATAACCTTCGTCGTTTCATCTTGGTCGAGGGTTTTTCGAAAGAACGATAGCAAATAGTTAACATTATAACCATAGCCTTTTTTCCCTAACGCACCAAAATATGAAAAATCTCGACGTATAGTAGCGGAATCAACCTTTACAGCCTCGCTTAACTCCGATGACGAGACTCGCTGCTTTCCAGAGGCCTTTAAGTTTTCTAAAAATCGATAATATAACGGTAACCGTTTTGCCGTTGCTTGAGGTATTTTTGCTTGATCGATATCCATAAATAGCCTCCAACATAACCTTCAATTTCATACCTTTATTTAAATATCAATGACCCACTATTACTCTTCTCGTTTAAAATCACCGCTTTTACCGCCTGTTTTCTCTACTAAATAAGTCGGACCAATAACCATCCCTTTATCGACAGCCTTACACATATCATAGACCGTTAGCGCTGTCGCTGATGCAGCCGTTAAAGCTTCCATTTCTACCCCGGTTGTCCCTTTCGTTTTGACCTCAACTTGGATCGCTAGAGACCATGCAGACTCTTTTTCGTGCCAAGAGAAAGAAATATCAACTCCTGTTAATGAAAGCGGATGACACATGGGGATAATGTCTGCTGTCTTTTTTGCTGCCATTACGCCAGCCACTTGAGCGACACTAAGTACATCTCC
This genomic interval from Desertibacillus haloalkaliphilus contains the following:
- a CDS encoding ImmA/IrrE family metallo-endopeptidase, which translates into the protein MFWIKEAVKNLTCQYNSIDPFELASLKRIQVIPWNLHEDIQGFYKYDKRNKYIFINNNLDESHQKFVCAHEFGHSQLHPRVNTPFLRGNTLYSINKLEVEANTFAVELLLPDEAIYDLNNTSTTIYELASSYGIPKEVCHLKSITTNT
- a CDS encoding site-specific integrase, encoding MARFEKYETKNGERWMFIIENGIDPQTGKRSRIKRRGFKKQKEAKVAARELEYQLGLRKLDVKSKITFTEMAEEWLTVYSTTQVKESTIRVRKHELGHLNEHLGYYKLQDITKKMYQNMLIKLKGEGLSYNTISGIHGTGRMIFKRAMEQDIIANDPSQFAFIPKDKVTVDDIENKKVEDNYLEKQELKMFLDAAKEPNGPKDNHAIFFTLAWTGLRVGELVALKWKDVDFDEHTINITKTYYNPNNNTKKFKLLPPKTEGSIRKIDVEEDVIKVLKRHRSIQNEVKLSVGKEYYDGDFVFGRLSGPYYGYPHFVKTVENRMIQLMKKLPDIKKHLTPHSLRHTHTSLLAEAGVELLQIMDRLGHSDDETTTQVYLHITKERKKEASQKFGELMRSLEN
- the groL gene encoding chaperonin GroEL (60 kDa chaperone family; promotes refolding of misfolded polypeptides especially under stressful conditions; forms two stacked rings of heptamers to form a barrel-shaped 14mer; ends can be capped by GroES; misfolded proteins enter the barrel where they are refolded when GroES binds) — translated: MAKDIKFSEDARRSMLRGVDALADAVKVTLGPKGRNVVLDKKFGSPLITNDGVTIAKEIELEDAFENMGAQLVSEVASKTNDIAGDGTTTATVLAQAMIREGLKNVTSGANPMGIRRGIEKATSVAVEELAGISKPIEGKDSITQVASISAADNEVGQIIAEAMERVGNDGVITIEESKGFATELEVVEGMQFDRGYASPYMVTDSDKMEAVLEDPYILITDKKISNIQEVLPVLEQVVQQNKPILIIAEDVEGEALATLVVNKLRGTFNAVAVKAPGFGDRRKAMLEDIAILTGGEVITEDLGLDLKSADITQLGRAGKVVVTKEDTTVVEGAGESDQIAARVNQIKAQLEETTSEFDKEKLQERLAKLAGGVAVVKVGAATETELKERKLRIEDALNSTRAAVEEGIVSGGGTALVNVINAVKAIEAEGDEATGVNIVLRALEEPVRQIAHNAGLEGSVIVERLKGEDIGVGYNAATGDWVNMVDAGIVDPTKVTRSALQHAASVSAMFLTTEAVIADKPEEEGAAGGGMPDMGGMGGMGGMGGMM
- the groES gene encoding co-chaperone GroES, giving the protein MLKPLGDRIVIEQVETEEKTASGIVLPDSAKEKPQEGKVVAVGTGRVTDNGERVALELSEGDAVIFSKYAGTEVKYDGKEYLILRESDVLAIIG
- a CDS encoding CPBP family intramembrane glutamic endopeptidase, with the protein product MPRRYWFILLTYILVQLSAIVGAPLLLLLDVPREQIPGVWSLISFTIGLIIVVFLLRPEITNRHLDRNRSSRSQAILWSILGIFMAFAAQYAAAVIEMILFGIEPGSENTEVIVEFAKVTPMFIIVIAVIGPILEEIVFRMVIFGALYKRFNFWIAVLGSSILFAVVHMDFTHLLVYTAMGFVFAYLYVKTKRIIVPIIAHVAINSFVVLVQVVFGERLAELQDQLEQIQSFIGGFFV
- a CDS encoding YdiK family protein, producing the protein MRTSPTFMGVIYFLIGIMFMYLAIQNVSTAGWNFWTFLFIGVATIDIVIGIRFFRLKKQMESERKE
- the tatC gene encoding twin-arginine translocase subunit TatC codes for the protein MENREMSLYDHIGELRKRIMIVIAFFMIAMIVGFFLAKPMITYLQSAPTAQDLPMNAFRLTDPLKVYVTFAFFSAILLAFPVILYQIWAFISPGLHEKEQKITLSYIPIAFLLFLTGISFSYFILFPFIVDFMARLAEQLGITEQYGINEYFSFLFQITIPFGFLFQLPVVMMFLTRLGLITPDLLSRIRKFAYFILLVIAGFITPPEVVSHLMVTVPLLFLYEFSIWVSRLTYRKVLKAEREYQKEMEEQAEQEKQNHQ
- the tatA gene encoding twin-arginine translocase TatA/TatE family subunit, translating into MPSLGPGSLLLIALVALLIFGPKKLPELGKAAGNTLREFKNATKGLADDDDDKKKNDKQ
- a CDS encoding redox-sensing transcriptional repressor Rex, giving the protein MDIDQAKIPQATAKRLPLYYRFLENLKASGKQRVSSSELSEAVKVDSATIRRDFSYFGALGKKGYGYNVNYLLSFFRKTLDQDETTKVILIGVGNLGTAFLNYNFSKNNNTKIVMAFDVDEEKVGLEIGGVKIYNLNDLEKIIDPEVSAAILTVPAASAQKIADRLSDVGIKGILNFTPARLTVPDHIRVHHIDLSIELQALIYFLKHYPL
- the moaC gene encoding cyclic pyranopterin monophosphate synthase MoaC — translated: MSSFTHFNDQGRAKMVDISDKQTTARTAIAQTSIEVNQTIYNKIQEGSIGKGDVLSVAQVAGVMAAKKTADIIPMCHPLSLTGVDISFSWHEKESAWSLAIQVEVKTKGTTGVEMEALTAASATALTVYDMCKAVDKGMVIGPTYLVEKTGGKSGDFKREE